In Plectropomus leopardus isolate mb chromosome 17, YSFRI_Pleo_2.0, whole genome shotgun sequence, the DNA window TGGTGGCTCATAGGCAGGGGTAAGGAGGCGCTGTATGGAAGAGAAGCGCCCTGGGGACCTGAAGAGGTGGAGCTGGAGCCCATTTGATTCAGACTTAGTTTGGGCTGCTCAGATTGGAATGGATTGTTGGGTGACGGAGCGCTTAGACctagacagaaagaaagaaacaaataaaaaaaatatatatattaggtTTGCTTCAACAAATAACCGTacaacttcaaatataagcctagTCCCACCAGACACCAAAGTCCCCTTTTTCTAGCCCAGTGTAGCTacacattttgataaataaaggcCTCTCTCAATCTGAGGCAAggttaccatgcagttcatttttatagaggTTCTTTCGATGTATAACACtgggttgttggctacctgctggagatgatgttagttagctgcttagatagCGCATGCATatagaaatgtttaaacttttgtcaatatggataTGCTAAACATATGGATAGTTTGGTAAGATTCTGTACTTTTCAATTATTctgttcattttactgaaaccatgatccatgagcaccaaagaattAGTAATACCAGCAGAGTAAACAAGAGAAATGCcaaaaagaggtttaatgaaACAATTTAACTGTATTCCTATCTTGCTTGGCAACAGTTTTATgtaaaaggaattaaaagcttGTCCCATATAGATGCCTGTCCCAAACAAAAGCCTGGCCCAAAGGTCTTTCCCTCTGAGTGTTGTATCTACAGCAAATGATACTATAAATACCTGATAGGAAAGGGTTCAGGGTCTTGGGTGGAGGATTCGCTGGGATCAAGCTGTCCAGGTTTACCAAGGAAGCCGCAGTGGGGCCCAGGAAGGACTCAGGTGTCCGGCATTTGCGAGGGCTGGGGGCAGCCAGGCTTTCTCCGAGACGTGACATGTCAAAAAGCTCAGGACTGCCCTCTCCTCGCCCATTTACTTTCACCTGACCTCCATCCATGGCCTCATCAAACAGATCCCCATCtgacaggaagaaaaagagcAGGTTCTGACATTGCAAGTGTGTTGGATGGACAAAACCACCATTACtatgtttacacacacaaaatattgtgatttttaacccttattcccaaaagacaatattcctgcTAAGCTATTtgcatggctaatgaaaatgaatgttccacaaaaaaaatcttgttttacgtgcagctgtgcatactcaGATTAAGCTGTTCCAACATGACGTTTACCATctcaaaatacagaaaagtggAAAGACCGAaactgcttgtcattttgcgtctttgcattaaaaccggttttattttcaaagttttccaaTGGTGGCCGACTTGTCGAATTGTGCAAGCGCAGCCTtcttctttcattccttcaaccaccttcttgaaaagggtTGGCGTTGTGATATTTGcgcatgtccaaaaacctgATGATATTCACCTCattcataatatttaaaagccGGTGTGTATGTTCTTGTGAccaaaaatgttggcttttcttttgggcatgcatttCTACCCTAGCCTCGCAAACTGTTATTGAGCTGGTTTGAGTACAATGCATCCATGATCATGAGAAGACCATTAATGTGCAAGAAGCCATGTGTTGCAAACTGGGGTAAAAAATCCCAATTAAGATGCATAATATAATTGCACTATGTCCAAAGAATGCtcttaaaacaaatatattccctgatcatttatttatttacctttatttgtTATAGAGGGACAATGTACattaatgaacattttaaaaataaaatgtaaatgcacccaaTTGTAGCCAAAAGGCCAATTTTCATTGGCAGTCCCCCTGCCTGAGGGAACATGGCAAAGTGACCTGGTAATAAAAGCTACAGattacagtaaaaacataaaacaatacatgttATAGGtacaacatgtaacatgtaCAAACGTCCCCCAACCAGACACGGCAAATATTtatatcaacaacaacaacaaattcagttaaaaacaaacagttaaatcATGTACTACAGGGGATTCAGGGACTAATATTGACAAATTTGGTTGTCAGTTAgccatttctttacatttcttgTAAATGAGCTGTATGAGATGGACTCTCTTATGTTTTGTGGGATTGTATTCCACTCATTAGCTGCCCTATAGGAAAAAACTGATTGACCCACATGTCTTAATTGGAAAATGCTTTATGCGGAAAAAGGCCTAATATGGAATATCAAAACAGAATAGGCTGTTTACGCAGACCGAATTGAAGtgagaatattgtcatattcggaataatagtggaatattaatgTGCATGTTAAGATAGTCAATGAGGACAGTAAAAGAATTGTCTTGTATACCTGAGGGGCTTCCAGTGCGGGGAGAGGGCTCCCTGACAGCTCCCTTGAGTGCTGAGAATGGATCAACCCCTGAGGAGCCTATAACACCAAAATACaattgaattcatttatttttgaaacatcttACCTATGTGATTTATCTGATTATGTGAGGCTTACTGAGCTTTATCGTGCATACATGTATCATGCATGTATCACCTGAGTCAGCGGGGAAGGCCCATTCTCGGCCTGTGGACGTGAGCGTGCTCTGCGGGCCATCCCAGGGGTCGGCCGGAGGCTCCCATGGTGGCGGGGGGCTGTTGGAAGGTGGCGGTGCCATCCAGGGAGGATCTACTCTTGAGGTGTTGGTGCTGCCTTCTTTGGTAACAGAGAGTTGAATTAGAAATACAGACTGCAGTTCTAGCATGTAAGCAGAACAAACTGTACTGTAAACGTGAAAAATTAGgagatttatttcaaacacaacactgtacagtatatcTGAAATGTATATCTGACACCTGAAATGAATCactacagatgtttttttctcaaaggacAAACATTTTAGGACTAGAATGCACCACATATTTCCAACTTGGTGCTTAAACACTAAGGCTTTGGTCATGCCACGGTAACATTACACAATGCTCACCCAAGGAGTCCCAGGGGTCTGTGCCCCCCAGAGGAGCAGCTGCCTGGTGTGGGGCATTATTCCATCGAAGGCCACTAGGAGGCGGATCTGCTGGCACTGCAAATACATCTACCAAGTCCATGAAGGCGGTCTGACcacaaaaccaagaaaaaaatctgtgtcaGTTCAGTATTGCTTTAAAATTCACCTTAGCTCTCTAATCCTTAAAGCTACAGGTGCTAACTTTTATATAACAAATAacttttgttatatttgctgaaactgtcactacatccaCACAGTGGCACTTAAGACTGacaatctgtgaaaaaaatcacgtTCCTCCTCCTCGTCATGCCTCTAATGGCATTTTCAAGAATCTACTGaacctgaacaaaaacaaccaaggCGAGGAGTCTCCCtaaatcatgtcaatcactgcttgtgaactgcagtcaaactgtcaattgtgaatcaaaattctgttacaaatgtttttacaaacattttttagtgtactgttcagctgtaaaatgagacaaTTTGTTCTGGCCATTGAGTGGTGCTTCAGTTTTGGCTCAACTGTTTTCAACTTGGTGACCAGGTGACAAACTTTctaattttacagctaaacaatacactaaaaggtgtttctgaaaacatttgaggtgagaaataagcaTTGCAATaagacaacaataacagcagaTAACAACAGCTTCATTGACAAAGTGAttaattatttatgaattttgaaaaacctaaaacaaaaacacgttttagattttcactttgtatttaATGGTTAAGATCTGATCAGACCCTATAATCCTGGCTATCACTATCATACAGCATCATAATTAAGATTTTGGTCCTTAGTCCTCCTCGTTGCACTGTAAACTAAAATATGCAGTTAGACTGCATTGCCCCCATTGAGATATTCCATACCCCAATATTTCATACCCCGCCTTTAGACTCCATCTCACGTTTGCTTTCCTCCAGAGCTTTCTTCAGCATCGACTCATCTCCTTGGCGAGTGAGTTGCTCCTGCCaacagatacagacacatgGTTGCCTTTGAGCATGACAGCTTCAGGCCAAATTCACATATTGTCACATCATACTATATTTATGACTCAGCGACTGCTCACAAGCATAAAAgccagcttttatttttcctggaCGATGTATGGCCCAGCGATAACTGAGTGCAATGGGCACAAACCAGAATATTCTGTGgtcaaagagagagagcagagcatTACGACAGCTCTATTGTATCATAGTGAGAGAgcaaaaaagggaggaaaaagacaaagagagtgagacaggaagagagagggggagtaAAAAGGTTGCCAGAGATAATACAACGGTGCGATAgatataaaacttaaaaaagaaccCAAAACAATTAGAATTACTAGTATTCCTTggctaaaaaaatgcagtttacatccatgttcaTCCAGATTCacatgtagccatgacagttgacAATGTTTCAAATGTAGATATGTATAGATGTTGCTTTAAAGAAGCTGGAAATTCTAAAACAAAGAGGCTTTACAAACATCttcaacctggcagcacagaagacctatacaatcagcacaatttCAAGGTGGACACTTAAAATTAGTGTCtccagttcagtatctgaccaaatttccccccttctgttcctgagttatggcgttgagtaatggccagacaagtgtttttgcagagtgTTATAACGTCAGAGTGAAGTTGACCTTCTGGATATAAAATTCACTTCACTTCATCAtctatcctattagacattagTGTAGCATTTATCATAATCAGCGTATAAATTCTTAAATTACTGTCAAAAACGTTActttttgaggtcacagtgaccttgacctttgaccaccacagACAAATCAGTTAGTACTCGAGTCCAAAtagacatttgtgctaaatttaaagaaactttcTTCAAGCGTTCCTCAGATATCACATTTACTCAAAATGAGACAGTGAGCTCACCGTGACCATGACCATAAAAcctccaaaatctaatcagttcatcttgagtccaggtggacatATATgtcaaatttgtttaaatttcatcaacatgttcttgagatatcacactcataagaatgggacggacaacctgaaacaTGGTGCCTCCGGCCATGGCTATCACCAGCTCAGAGGCACAAAACGAAGAAGTAAAAGAAGCAGAGGGTGCGAAAataagtttaacattttatagtGGGTGAGTAAAAACAGTGGCCCTACCTGCTGGTGCTCCTCTTTGCTCAGGCTCAGGGCTAACTGGAGCTGGGTGTCCTCGTCCATATCCAGTGCGGCAGGTGCTGGTTGGACTGGCTGTGGGGGGGTCAGCCAGGGAGGAAATGGCAATCAGTATTTGGTCAACAAAAGTGTAAATAATACTTGGGCTAACTCCCTTTTATTGCATGCAATTGTATTGGTGTCACAGGCAGAGTAAAGGGGTCAAACCATTTGCCCTGCCCTGACACCACACAAGAAGAGTGTTTGACATGGGTGTCTCACACTACTGAGCTAAAAGGAGAGATTTAATAGTTAGTGGAACAGAAGGATGAAGCCTTGTTTGATTAGTCGCTGGAGAAAGTTACATGTCCTTTTGCTGTTCAGGGTGGCCACAGTACACATGTAGGGAGGAGAGAGTGAGCAGTACATGCAGCTGCCTCTCAGAGGGGCCCAGACTGGGCAGTGAGGTTGGCGTCAGTGCACAGAGCAACAGGAGATGTGCTATAGGGCAAGGGATGCAAAGGAAAAGTCATCCCTGGTCCCAGCATACTTGTACCTTCTTGCTCTCCTCCTTGCTGAGATTCATAGCGATCTGGAGCTGGGTCTGTTCATCAATATCCACTGTAGGAGGTGACTAGGGTCAAGCAGGAAGGATTAGGAGGAAGACTAATCAAAGGGAATGGTAAAAGCTTGATTCTGTTTGAGTAATCTTTAAggaaatataacattttaagttGATTTAGAGGAGAGTAGTATTACAGAAAGTGCTATAATATATTCCCACAGTAGGCGTCACAGGGGGCAATGGCTGCCCTTGCCATGGAGACTAGGATGGGCTGTGGACGGTTAGAAGTGGATCAATACACACATCCTGTCTGGCTTCTCACTCTTCAGCACTGCTCACACCGATTCGCTAGAGACAGAGTTGATGATATCACTTTCTGCTAAAGATTCTGGGAAATGGTGACCTCATAGAGACAGGCAGTGGGAATGCTGCATCGCCATGACAAACAGTGTCcaagcaagtgtgtgtgtgggagactTTTAACGTTTTACGTCAGTGTTACAACACAACATGTCAGCAGCAGGGTGGCTAAGAAGCCTCTTTCTGTCAGGCGCATGTGCTGTAGGGACGAGAGGTTTGTGTgagtgctcagtgtgtgtgtgctcagtgtgtgtgtgtgtgtgtgtgtgtgtgtgtgttgtgtgtgtgtgtgtgtgtgtgtgcattatcTTAGTAAGAGGTACCTTTTCACTTTCTTCTCGGCTCATAGCCAGggccagctgcagctgcagctcctcttctCCACTGGTCGCGGGCCGAGCTTGCTCCAGGTCTGGAGCCAGtcgaggagaggaagaggaggctaCATGGACAGAGGAAGAGCAGAGAGGATTGTGTGTTAAGCGAGGAATGGAAAGCACAGGGGTGtagacaaaaacatttacagatggaaataaatggaaaacaaagaaagaaacacttTAAGCTGATTTTTAAGGCCAGAAAAGAGCTGGCACTGTGCGTGCATGTTAATTTTTCTTTCCACTGCCCGTTGTTTAGGGCCTTTGCTGGCATTGCTTGCCACGGCCTGCCTAACTCTGCCTGCACTGAGAACAATGGTGCGCCTGTGTGGAGAGTTAGGGTGGTGGAGGGGCAGAGGAATGGACGGGTTGGAGTGGGGCCCACCTTATTACCCTGAATCCATTGGGTGGGTTCCAGGACTCAGGTCCAGGTTTGGAGGAGGGGATGGGGTGGATAGAGGGCTGGCAGAATACCAGTCTGGGTGTCAGGCTGTGGGTCATGGGGCTAAAAGAGGGCAGCAGGCCACACGTTGGCAAAGTCAGGTCTCAGAAACCAATCATTTCCACTGTGCTGCCCCTCAATATCCTCCGTCTGAGCTGGAATGCTTTCTGCCAATTAGCTGCTGCCAACCTCTTGACCCCCACCCACGCCATCCATCAGCATTTTGTGCAACCATCCACATGCACCAAGTCCTGGAATCGCTAAGAGATCCACCACTGTGCTCACGTTTTATTACTGCATTTAGACAGGCCGGCAGCTCACATGTAGGGTTTCTATTGAAGCATTCCTCTCTGGACAAAGACCAACTAATTTTAATTACTTGCTATGATTGTCAGAGTGTGAAATTGTTATGGTTATCCAGCATGAAAGCAAGTCTCCGTGAATTAAAACTCAGCATTAATTGATGTTATCAGATGAACATGTTTCTTCTAAATATTGCAAACCATGCTCTTATTGTAGCTTCACTGAACCACAGACTGGGGCTTGGAGGTGGTAACTGTTTCGGCCACATGTTTCCGCTGGCACACATTCTGGGCTGGAAAAGTATGAGAGGAACGTGAATCAACTGGAAAATGTATTGTAGTAAAAGGACTTTTGAGggagaaataaaacagatgcCATCTGTGGGCATGTCTCTGTTTACACCGTAAAACAGGCCTCAGACATCAAAGTAACTGTTTCCTTTATTATGCCACAGTTCTGCTACTGGTTAACACCTTTTAATTGGCACCATACAGACCACACAAATGCCAAAGTATTTGGTACATACCAGCAGAGCTGGGAGGAAATCCATACAGCAAATATTGCAAgattttgtgtggcaatactGTATTAATACATGGATGCCAAGtaatgatattttattattaaattattaatgtgACAAATACTAAAGCCTGACTGATGCTGGATTTTTGGGGCTGATACcaatactgatattgatatattggCCAATATGAAAGAGGCAGGATACTTTAGAGTTGAACAGTGACATCAGTGCACTGAAAAGTGAACTTCATTTGGGAATTTGATAATTCTGATCATATTTtgattattctttaaaaaataatcttttcatGTGGTGTACATCAGCcaacaaataatacaatatCGATATATCTGTGATGGGCCAAAGTCAGTCAATAAAGTCGGCTGACCAATACACTGATCAGGCTctaacaaatacaaattaaaattttggtgGCCTGCTGGAATTATAAAATCAGGTGCTTTTTTGGTCTCCACATGATACATTTTGCTTCAATAAAAATCTTAATAGAttgaaaacagatgttgacaatgttttttatgtaatataTTGCActatatgttattgcaatactaAACATATAAACTGGTTTAACAATACAATAATCGCATTGTGAccaaagtattgttataatatcGCGATTCCCACTTCTACACACCATGCATACCACATTTACAAATGCTACACAcagctactttatacttttccACTTAGATTTTTCAAATTAGAGCTGTTTACAGTAGCTGATATGTGAGTGGCATCAAATGTCCTAACTCCTACACACTAACAGAGGGATCACTTAGGTCTTATATTATCCAACCACCTAACCAAAATCTCTGTGGCAGCGTTAACAAATCATAAGATCATTAAGTTAACATGGTATCTAGTTGTGGTTTTAACGTTAGTTTGAGACAAGCGCAAACAGGGCCTCCTCTCTTTGAAAATCCAGTTTAGCTGACGTGACTGTAAACAAGAGAATGAAAGGAATGCAGATGTCCATTCATCAGGAGAGAGCAAAACTGAAACACCGGTggacagaaaaaacattaatactCATCAAAGCTTCACTGTTGGAATGAGCTGCTGGTATTAAAATAGCATTGACTTCTGTGAGAAATCACAGGTGAGAACTGATTGATGTACAGATCTCACACACTGGGCAGAGAGTAGGAATATATACCTGACAGTGCTCCATAAATTGCCTTTTTCGTGTTTATGTCATCAAATGGACAGGTAGAGATGAGGAATGCTGTTAGTCTGTCACATCAACTATAAGATCATATTTAAAGTTATCTGAAGTCGTGACCTGTCATGCGCACATTCCTAACAGGTGACAGGTGACATGCCAGAGAAAATATTCAGGCGTCATTCAAATAATTGTGTCGATGTCGCTGCTACTCACAGTGAAAGGAGGACGGTGAGCCTCTGCACCGGCCATCATCCCCGTAGACACCCGCCGAACCAGGCTGGCTTGTGCGACGCCCCGGGTACGGAGGAGGCATGGACCCAGAGCCTAATCCACTACTCGTCATGCGGGTCTTGGTCTTCAGTGCCTGGGTCCTCTCCTTCTTCAGCTTTTCCTCGTCCCTCAGCAGAGCCACCAGATGCTTGGCCTTTTCCCGCACGTTGGTACCCTGGTCACGTCCATCTCGATCTATGTACTGGAAGTCTCTCAGTGTCTGGATGGTGTGAATGTTTTCCCTGCACTCCTGGGCCACGCGCTCAGAGCCTGTTTTGATCAGGTAGTCCAGCAGGGTCAGCGCCTTATAAACATGGCGCCAGTTTTTACCGTGGTCATTGAGTCGCTTCCAGATCATGCCCATAACCTCGGTAAAAGCCACAACATTGAAGGTCAGGTCTGCTATTTCAGACATGAGCGAGCTGGGAGGACCCCAGGGATCGTTGGAGGTGGCCTCTCGGACCTTGATCTCGGCTTCTGTGTAGTTGTTGACCATGTTTTTCATCTGTCGGCGGAGCGATGAGGTCTGCATGATGGCGGTGGTGTTTCACAGGTAGCAAAAGACAGTCTGACAGCAGGCCAGCCCACTGTGTTGCCTCAGGCGAGGTGACTTGTAAGAGATCAGTTCAGTGGAAATATGCAATAAGGTCGACCTCCTATGGAGAACTTAGTGCCCAAAAGGAAGTTCCTGCTGGAAAGGAACAAATTAAATGTACAGAAAGATAAAATTATTATGTCAAATATCAATGGAGAGGACTTATTTACACATAAAACATCACTATTTCCAGTATTGATGCTTTTGCATACTCTAGGTtgactctctttttttgttcttttttgcttcttttttgtgtccttttttgttattttttgttttccccctttttttctgttcttatttttttattttaaaagaatggaggagaggagcatATGTACTAGTTATATAAATGCACTAATTGTGTACATGCTGCATTTTGTACATTTACCAACAATgtctatgtttgtgtatatttgccAACAATTTGTGCAAAGCGACCCCACTCTCAACAAAATGCTTTAAACGCAGGCTGACTAACAGCACTGGTGACCAGAGCTGAACTCtcgcacatttttttaactctgtAATTGTGTTtggaaggagagagaaacaaCTCACCACCTCCCAGCGATAtgaaacacaacacctgggcTCAGTTTTCTCTGAAACAACTCTGAGATCTGTGTGAGTGCATTCAGTGCAGTGCTCCTGAGTAAACAATGACCAGCTTGACACCTATTTCCTAAATTCAATTTTGCTAAATATTTTTCCATCcctaaaaagcaaacatttgttttgtgcCGAGGGACTTCAAACACGACCTGCCAGTGCAGAAATCTGTTTTACCTTGGAGTGATACTGAGAGGGGGCTGGGACTCCACCTCACCTGTTTTTCTGACTGGATTACAtcaccacagcagcaggaggccTTCAAAGATTTCAAAGACTCACAAAACTGTAACTccgacacagacacagacacaataGTCCAGCAAAATCACTTATGGTTtgttgggttttcttttttaaatattttactttaataatCAAGACATTTTGAATTCACAGTAGATTGTCTAAGCGTTCACTTTGCCCTGGACattggactgttttttcttgtgtggTTAGGGCAGTGAGTGAGTTTAACCAATAACTTTCCTCTCTCATATCTGCCTTATCTATTTAACTAAAAACTAAGATGCATGAACATGAAGGATCAATCGCCTTCACTTAAGAGTCACGTGCTGTCATGAGTAAGCATTtccaaaatagtaaaaagggAGCGTCAAGatgggctttaaaaaaatcaatatctgtcCCTTGAGTGGGAGAAATATTAAATGTCACTGCTTTATAATAAgtgtaaaataaagccaaaatgaTACTTAAATAAAGAACGCAAACTCAAAAAATATACTATTAGCAACCTCTGCAGGCGGTTGTCAAACTATGAATAATTAGGTGACGGCACTACGTTGGCCTTCAATATGTGTCATAGTATGAGAGAGCTTTCTGTGCCGTAAATAGATGGTGAAGTGGTAGTAAGAGACAAAATGCTTGTGGCTCAACTGACCACCGGTTAAATCTAAAGAGATCAATGCGTGTCTTTCCCTCCCATTATGTCCTGATCGCTGGTGTCACTTAGCTGGAGACTGTATGAGGAAGAACTACTGCAGATAATCAGTTAAATTATGCCCTTCCTGTAAAGCAAGATGGTAAAGTGGAGGTTTTAATGTAGCCAATGAGAGAGGAGTGCTGTAACAGGAGAGCTCAAAGAGTCGCAATTAAACCCTCCTTCTGGCCAGATTTTCTAAACCAATCTGGATGCCTTCATTACTGTTGTGCTTACAACCATAATGAAGATTAATTCTTTTTGTGACTAATCTGACAAATTACTATTGCATAAATCAGACTGATAGTAGTGAGGCAGGACCAGCGTCCCATCATCGCCACTACACACATAAATATTCCttctagggctgggcaatatgtcTTTACTATATCAACATTGtcatatgagactagatattgtcttagatttttggacattgtttgtgttttttctggttttcaCAGTAGAGtttttacagtaaagtgattcCATTTACTAGACTGTTCTGTTTTATAATGTCCCTTTACTTATTCACATCACTTTAAGGTTGGGCGATaaagaggaaattaaatatCACAACATGTTTGATCAAATATTGCGATATATACGtatattgtgacaatattgtcGGCTAGACAGCTGGTGCTTTCAcgaaatatttacacaataaaattattgataaataatctgtaattatttatcaaaaatcccATGTGGATGTAAGGACTAATAGAGCTATTGCAATAATTAATCCATAAATTTTGCACTATGAAATTAATCACCAACTAATCGGATGCATTACTCAATTTGAGTCATTCTTTttccacaaaagaaaaatctaaattctTTCCCTTCAGCTTCTTACTGTGAgtattttctgtttcctttaACTACTATTTAACTGACATTGACATTTAAGTGactatctttgggttttggacaaaacaagacatttgattACAGGCTCTCGCTAATTATTTGTTGCATCCTTAATGACTCAGTtggtaaagacaaataaaagaacagCGACAGTATGCTAAGTTCATAaaactacatcactttactgcagACCTTTCTATTCAGTTATGATATTATTAGTCTAAATCCAAATCTACAagatgatatctagtctcaGATCATGAAAGAGACATAGTGTCCggcaaatatgtaaatatgttgtgTATGCAGCAATAGTCAACCCTGCAATAGCGTTGCTATATTGGCACCGCggtattttgttgtatttattttctccacatcGCCCAGTCCTACTTCGATAAAACACATATCTTATTTTCCTAAGAAAATGAAGCTTTCTCAAACTATAACTTGTGACCTTGACATGAAATTCTGGAATTAACTCACAAAGTAttcactttgtttgtttcccaCTTCTGGGTTTTTCAATTCATCTGTCAAGcacattttttcttgctctgAGTGAGCCCATCTTTTTACTGACACTCCGTCTAAACTGTTTCCAGATCAGGCCTATATACCCGCCCAGGTATGTTTTATTGTGCTCCACGGATGTGCTTAAAAAACGCCGGATGAAAACACAACTCTCGATTCAACTTATGCCCTTTTTGTCCCAAACTAGGACGACAGGAGCCATTATCATGCACGTTGCGTCAAATGGGATGATCGGGTAGGTGAAGTATGCGACCGTGACTCAGCTATGCTTTCgagtttaaaagttaaaacctCGACATGAATGAGAAGAAAACAGTAAATCGCAACGACCCCGATTCCCCCTCCGCTTCCACTTTCCCTCTTACCTTCATGTCATAGCGCGTCAGTGGGGTCCCAACTTGGGGAGGCTTTGGGTGGAAGAAGAAACGCCTCCGCCTCTCGACATATCCCGTAGctttcagagagagaaaggaactagagtaaatacaacaaaaagagagaaaatatacaAAGCGCAGAGCGGAAAGCCGTGTGCGCTCAAAACGAATCCAAAACTAAAGCGCAGCGGTGCTGTTTTATTAGCAAACTTAGTTGTGTGTGCATATCACAAACCAGGGCTTGCAGATAGCACAgccccccctaaaaaaaaaccccaacacacacacacacacagtaaaaatggatggagagggagaagggagggagggaggcctGCTCGGTGCATGCAGAGTCAGACTTAACCCTTTCACTGCCTGGTGAAAAAACATCTGAGCTTATTGGAGCAGGTGATCTGGGTATATTTAGATATTACTTGCAGTGATTTTCGCACAATGATCcgctgaaaatgtaatataggaacaatgttgcttttttaaggATAGCCTATAAGATAACATATAGGCTAATTTTCCCAAACAGTGTGTTACAAAAAAcagtcccacaaattgcaagaatttagtat includes these proteins:
- the epn3a gene encoding epsin-3 isoform X2 — its product is MQTSSLRRQMKNMVNNYTEAEIKVREATSNDPWGPPSSLMSEIADLTFNVVAFTEVMGMIWKRLNDHGKNWRHVYKALTLLDYLIKTGSERVAQECRENIHTIQTLRDFQYIDRDGRDQGTNVREKAKHLVALLRDEEKLKKERTQALKTKTRMTSSGLGSGSMPPPYPGRRTSQPGSAGVYGDDGRCRGSPSSFHSSSSSPRLAPDLEQARPATSGEEELQLQLALAMSREESEKSPPTVDIDEQTQLQIAMNLSKEESKKPVQPAPAALDMDEDTQLQLALSLSKEEHQQEQLTRQGDESMLKKALEESKREMESKGGTAFMDLVDVFAVPADPPPSGLRWNNAPHQAAAPLGGTDPWDSLGSTNTSRVDPPWMAPPPSNSPPPPWEPPADPWDGPQSTLTSTGREWAFPADSGSSGVDPFSALKGAVREPSPRTGSPSDGDLFDEAMDGGQVKVNGRGEGSPELFDMSRLGESLAAPSPRKCRTPESFLGPTAASLVNLDSLIPANPPPKTLNPFLSGLSAPSPNNPFQSEQPKLSLNQMGSSSTSSGPQGASLPYSASLPLPMSHQPASLPSSLTHPTQPGLGLPGALPEPLLPFSSATTDGSQAAQSSQNPFL
- the epn3a gene encoding epsin-3 isoform X3 encodes the protein MQTSSLRRQMKNMVNNYTEAEIKVREATSNDPWGPPSSLMSEIADLTFNVVAFTEVMGMIWKRLNDHGKNWRHVYKALTLLDYLIKTGSERVAQECRENIHTIQTLRDFQYIDRDGRDQGTNVREKAKHLVALLRDEEKLKKERTQALKTKTRMTSSGLGSGSMPPPYPGRRTSQPGSAGVYGDDGRCRGSPSSFHSSSSSPRLAPDLEQARPATSGEEELQLQLALAMSREESEKPVQPAPAALDMDEDTQLQLALSLSKEEHQQEQLTRQGDESMLKKALEESKREMESKGGTAFMDLVDVFAVPADPPPSGLRWNNAPHQAAAPLGGTDPWDSLEGSTNTSRVDPPWMAPPPSNSPPPPWEPPADPWDGPQSTLTSTGREWAFPADSGSSGVDPFSALKGAVREPSPRTGSPSDGDLFDEAMDGGQVKVNGRGEGSPELFDMSRLGESLAAPSPRKCRTPESFLGPTAASLVNLDSLIPANPPPKTLNPFLSGLSAPSPNNPFQSEQPKLSLNQMGSSSTSSGPQGASLPYSASLPLPMSHQPASLPSSLTHPTQPGLGLPGALPEPLLPFSSATTDGSQAAQSSQNPFL
- the epn3a gene encoding epsin-3 isoform X1; amino-acid sequence: MQTSSLRRQMKNMVNNYTEAEIKVREATSNDPWGPPSSLMSEIADLTFNVVAFTEVMGMIWKRLNDHGKNWRHVYKALTLLDYLIKTGSERVAQECRENIHTIQTLRDFQYIDRDGRDQGTNVREKAKHLVALLRDEEKLKKERTQALKTKTRMTSSGLGSGSMPPPYPGRRTSQPGSAGVYGDDGRCRGSPSSFHSSSSSPRLAPDLEQARPATSGEEELQLQLALAMSREESEKSPPTVDIDEQTQLQIAMNLSKEESKKPVQPAPAALDMDEDTQLQLALSLSKEEHQQEQLTRQGDESMLKKALEESKREMESKGGTAFMDLVDVFAVPADPPPSGLRWNNAPHQAAAPLGGTDPWDSLEGSTNTSRVDPPWMAPPPSNSPPPPWEPPADPWDGPQSTLTSTGREWAFPADSGSSGVDPFSALKGAVREPSPRTGSPSDGDLFDEAMDGGQVKVNGRGEGSPELFDMSRLGESLAAPSPRKCRTPESFLGPTAASLVNLDSLIPANPPPKTLNPFLSGLSAPSPNNPFQSEQPKLSLNQMGSSSTSSGPQGASLPYSASLPLPMSHQPASLPSSLTHPTQPGLGLPGALPEPLLPFSSATTDGSQAAQSSQNPFL